One genomic window of Leopardus geoffroyi isolate Oge1 chromosome C3, O.geoffroyi_Oge1_pat1.0, whole genome shotgun sequence includes the following:
- the LOC123586658 gene encoding homeobox protein CDX-1 — protein MASPHSGDPSPAGLAPPPVAPPGPAAAPEPPFPDIYGGDAQLWAAHFRGIGRAYRALGKEDDFAIRVLTEDFTLPFPFAWPPGPDPARGPLFYDPHDRAGFDFLLRGPGAPPPALLRPLHATAQAAVRKRRLERLALSYASAGAPRPGLMLLPPGPGATFPGPAGLEPGTPGTPGGAPRLG, from the exons ATGGCTTCCCCTCATTCCGGGGACCCCAGCCCGGCTGGTCTGGCCCCTCCTCCTGTAGCTCCTCCAG GTCCCGCCGCGGCCCCGGAGCCCCCCTTCCCGGACATCTACGGCGGGGACGCGCAGCTCTGGGCAGCACACTTCCGCGGCATCGGGCGCGCCTACCGTGCGCTGGGCAAGGAGGACGACTTCGCCATCCGTGTGCTCACCGAGGACTTCACGCTGCCCTTCCCGTTCGCCTGGCCTCCCGGGCCCGACCCGGCCCGCGGGCCGCTCTTCTACGACCCGCACGACCGCGCGGGCTTCGACTTCCTGCTGCGAGGCCCGGGCGCGCCGCCCCCTGCGCTGCTGCGGCCCCTGCACGCCACGGCCCAGGCTGCGGTGCGCAAGCGGCGCCTGGAGCGCCTGGCCCTGAGCTACGCCAGCGCGGGCGCGCCCCGGCCGGGCCTGATGCTGCTCCCGCCTGGGCCCGGCGCCACCTTCCCGGGGCCCGCGGGGCTCGAGCCCGGCACCCCTGGCACCCCTGGCGGCGCCCCCAGGCTGGGCTAG